The genome window TTCTCCCACCTGGTTTTAACCACCTTGGCGCTTGGTTGAGGAAAGTTTCTAAAGAAGCGAGTTCGGAGTTGACAGCTATCCTTAAAGCTTGGAAAGTACGGGTGGCCGGATGGATTCTGCCGTTGCGTTGCTTGGGGGGGAAGCTCGAGGCGATCGCCCCAGCGAGTTCTGTTGTAGTTTGAAAAGGACGCCCTTGCACAATCCGCCTCGCGATGCGCCGCGACAGTCGCTCCTCGCCGTATTTGTAAATAATATCTGCTAGTTTAACTTCTTCCCAGTGATTGATAATCTCTTCTGCCGTCAAAGATTGCTGCTGGTTCATACGCATATCTAGTTGAGCTGGGTGGCGAAAACTAAATCCTCGTTCCGGTGTATCGAACTGAGCCGAGCTGACGCCCAAGTCTGCTATGATACCATCAAATTCGGCCTCTGGGGACTGATATTCAGCAAAGTTGCCGTGCCAAAACTCAACGGGCGAGTTGGCAA of Oscillatoria nigro-viridis PCC 7112 contains these proteins:
- the rsmH gene encoding 16S rRNA (cytosine(1402)-N(4))-methyltransferase RsmH, which produces MKDIGLCEKDTSGSDVSIDTYHVPVLGQELIAGLAVRAGGHYLDATLGGGGHTSLILAAAPDVTVVAIDRDEQAIRFCQARFANSPVEFWHGNFAEYQSPEAEFDGIIADLGVSSAQFDTPERGFSFRHPAQLDMRMNQQQSLTAEEIINHWEEVKLADIIYKYGEERLSRRIARRIVQGRPFQTTTELAGAIASSFPPKQRNGRIHPATRTFQALRIAVNSELASLETFLNQAPRWLKPGGRIGIITFHSLEDRPVKHQLRGTPNLQVLTKKPIGPQSEEVARNPRSRSAKLRLAERIT